A single Thermoanaerobacterium sp. RBIITD DNA region contains:
- a CDS encoding AsnC family protein — MNNDAFIKRGNGKLTVSYGESLLININPDKNSFDKTIDDNALLKKRRDNNFLILLLNNFVNQCYRYRVLIEEGYFFILCDKDGYVIEIIANAQLNEDFKKLQFKEGISLRLEDSGTNAVNIAMEYKSLAQLYGKDHYCDLFKNWYCTAMPITDHYSKEIVAYLDVSRIKIPSIKEQSITLKNIAIYLEKCISYRSEKMSAIEEEIDDTDKHILSSLVRNGVRKAVMDDVGISDRALRNHLNKLGILFDADNDIKIIMTAINIGIIDTHGNIL; from the coding sequence ATGAACAATGACGCATTTATAAAAAGAGGAAACGGAAAACTGACTGTATCTTATGGGGAATCATTGCTTATAAATATCAATCCTGACAAAAACTCCTTTGATAAAACAATCGATGATAATGCATTGTTAAAAAAGAGAAGAGATAATAACTTTTTAATATTGCTGTTAAACAACTTCGTAAATCAATGTTATAGGTACAGAGTACTTATTGAAGAAGGCTACTTCTTTATTCTGTGTGATAAAGACGGTTATGTGATTGAAATTATAGCTAATGCCCAATTAAATGAAGATTTCAAAAAGCTGCAATTTAAAGAAGGCATAAGCCTAAGGCTTGAAGACAGTGGCACAAATGCAGTCAACATAGCCATGGAATACAAAAGCCTTGCACAGTTATACGGAAAAGACCATTATTGCGACTTGTTTAAGAACTGGTATTGTACTGCAATGCCTATTACAGATCATTATAGCAAAGAAATAGTAGCATATCTTGATGTTTCGCGCATAAAGATTCCCAGCATAAAAGAGCAGAGCATTACTCTAAAAAACATAGCAATTTACCTTGAAAAATGCATATCGTATAGAAGCGAGAAGATGTCTGCCATAGAAGAAGAGATCGATGATACTGATAAGCATATCCTGTCATCATTGGTCCGAAACGGTGTAAGGAAAGCAGTAATGGACGATGTAGGCATATCTGACAGAGCATTGAGAAACCATCTAAATAAATTAGGCATACTATTTGATGCAGACAATGACATAAAAATAATTATGACAGCCATAAACATAGGCATTATAGACACACATGGCAATATATTATAA
- a CDS encoding copper amine oxidase N-terminal domain-containing protein: MRMKFVFLKRILFVAIFAVVCTGSIAYAVQDDGKPVTKETVLQAGYSQEMDNGIIIYRDSGGGTVIHFPYVPKIKINGQEIKFIQEPFTLIDGITLVPAREFFEKLGATVNWHSDSQTITVEKGSTTVELTIGTKVAEINEKISELPAKVRLVNNCTYIPLRVISEAFGYKVDYKDGVITVDAAQGN, translated from the coding sequence ATGAGGATGAAATTTGTTTTTCTTAAACGTATTTTGTTTGTTGCTATTTTTGCTGTTGTATGTACAGGATCCATCGCTTACGCCGTACAAGATGATGGAAAACCTGTAACCAAAGAAACTGTCCTTCAAGCAGGATATTCTCAAGAAATGGACAATGGCATAATCATTTATAGAGATTCAGGTGGAGGCACTGTAATACATTTTCCTTATGTTCCGAAAATCAAGATAAATGGGCAAGAGATAAAATTTATTCAGGAGCCATTTACTTTAATAGACGGAATTACATTAGTACCGGCGCGTGAATTTTTTGAAAAATTAGGTGCAACAGTAAATTGGCATAGTGACAGTCAAACAATAACAGTAGAAAAAGGTAGTACGACTGTAGAGTTGACAATAGGGACAAAGGTAGCAGAAATAAATGAAAAGATCAGTGAACTTCCAGCGAAGGTGCGATTAGTCAATAATTGCACATATATTCCCCTAAGGGTTATAAGTGAAGCATTTGGATATAAAGTCGATTATAAAGATGGTGTTATAACAGTAGATGCTGCTCAAGGCAATTAA
- a CDS encoding PD40 domain-containing protein has translation MSAGEQLKNNHGKKFTSLVIIIIVVFISFIICLFNYSYKNQYNGWLTGLIPDKKGSDLIVVNPISHDVKKILTLPDIAPDQFGAVSPNGKYAAYTQVDQKKGITYINIMDLNKKNYIKKYLDDVYGMQAVFYLSWFPDNQNLLLVRMTRNKDLNSNQEICILNIKNNKLKHLVSGGEWDGVGLTDDNKIKYYMSQEELNKLIMKYGGPKTIPIEKVGTKLFVRFSSPSISPDGSKIVYSATLYRNQADEGDPIRLWLASSIWMIDLKDDSLKRIYSDQEVSNGSAIGHVTWSSDGKRLVFYRYRGSNGSNGRLDCLDLKSIKVKTIVPVTEENYTNISPHSLPNNNISFISVSKQGSPENAKQYIVNLKTGSIKDNEIKFNKRSIIMWNFTDLH, from the coding sequence ATGAGTGCAGGCGAACAATTAAAAAATAACCATGGGAAAAAATTTACAAGTTTAGTCATAATTATAATTGTAGTTTTTATTAGTTTTATCATTTGTTTATTTAACTATTCATATAAAAATCAATATAATGGATGGTTAACAGGCCTTATACCTGACAAGAAGGGCTCGGACCTTATAGTAGTTAACCCAATAAGTCATGATGTAAAGAAAATATTGACATTACCGGATATAGCTCCAGATCAATTTGGAGCAGTTAGTCCAAATGGTAAGTATGCAGCATACACACAAGTAGATCAGAAAAAAGGGATAACTTATATCAATATTATGGACTTAAATAAAAAAAATTATATAAAAAAGTACCTTGATGATGTATATGGAATGCAAGCTGTATTTTATTTATCTTGGTTTCCTGATAATCAAAATTTGTTACTAGTACGTATGACGCGTAATAAAGATTTGAATAGCAATCAAGAAATATGTATACTTAATATTAAAAACAATAAGCTAAAACATTTGGTAAGTGGAGGTGAATGGGATGGCGTTGGACTAACTGATGATAATAAAATTAAATATTATATGTCGCAGGAAGAATTAAATAAATTAATAATGAAATATGGTGGACCGAAGACTATTCCAATCGAGAAAGTTGGAACTAAGTTGTTTGTGAGATTTTCTAGCCCTTCGATATCTCCTGATGGTAGTAAAATAGTATATAGTGCGACATTGTATCGTAATCAAGCAGATGAGGGTGATCCTATTAGGCTTTGGCTTGCGTCAAGTATATGGATGATTGATCTTAAAGATGACAGTTTAAAAAGAATATACTCCGATCAAGAAGTATCAAATGGAAGTGCTATTGGGCACGTTACTTGGAGTTCTGATGGAAAGCGGCTGGTTTTTTATCGGTATAGAGGGTCAAACGGATCAAATGGCAGACTTGATTGCCTTGATTTGAAAAGTATAAAGGTTAAAACAATAGTACCTGTAACAGAAGAGAATTACACAAATATAAGTCCGCATTCTTTACCTAATAATAACATATCATTTATCTCGGTATCCAAGCAAGGCAGCCCAGAAAATGCTAAACAATATATTGTTAATTTGAAAACTGGAAGCATAAAAGATAATGAAATAAAATTTAATAAAAGAAGTATAATTATGTGGAATTTCACTGATTTGCATTGA
- a CDS encoding IS110 family transposase has protein sequence MHKESVVACLLKGPINKQPTSEIRIFSTLLSDLDSLKAWLVEESCMHMAMESTGIYWVSVYETLETAFDGRMFLIVANARHMKNVPGKKTDMKDAEWIATLLRAGLLNRSFIPKKDIREVRDLTRYRISVISDITSQKNRIEKFLQSCGFRLSSFISDIFGASGSAIIKHLYTHGSITIKDLDSCLKTKTRRRINEIMQAINGRLDKHQMQFLKMMFSHLENLKAHLSEVESQINSFIQKYDHQIELIDGIPGIDKIAAPTILAEIGTNKSKFKTAEHICSWAGLSPGNNESAGKKNEQTSIKVTHI, from the coding sequence ATCCACAAAGAATCCGTAGTTGCATGTCTTCTCAAAGGACCGATTAACAAGCAACCCACCTCTGAAATCAGAATATTTTCAACACTGCTTTCAGACCTTGATTCTCTAAAAGCATGGCTTGTTGAAGAAAGCTGCATGCATATGGCTATGGAAAGTACAGGTATATATTGGGTGTCTGTCTATGAAACTCTTGAAACAGCATTTGATGGACGTATGTTTCTAATTGTTGCCAATGCAAGGCATATGAAGAACGTACCCGGCAAGAAGACTGATATGAAAGATGCGGAATGGATTGCTACTCTTCTAAGAGCTGGTCTTCTCAACAGAAGTTTTATTCCGAAAAAAGATATCCGAGAGGTCAGGGACCTCACAAGATATCGTATAAGCGTTATATCAGATATAACTTCACAAAAGAATCGTATTGAGAAGTTTTTACAAAGCTGTGGTTTCAGGCTTTCATCTTTCATATCAGATATATTTGGTGCTTCTGGCAGTGCAATAATAAAGCATCTTTACACTCACGGCAGCATTACTATCAAGGATCTTGATAGTTGTCTTAAAACCAAAACCCGCAGAAGGATAAATGAAATAATGCAGGCTATAAATGGCAGACTGGACAAACACCAGATGCAGTTTCTTAAAATGATGTTTAGTCATCTCGAGAATCTTAAAGCCCATCTTTCAGAGGTAGAGAGCCAGATTAATTCATTTATTCAAAAGTATGACCATCAAATAGAGCTAATAGATGGTATACCAGGTATAGATAAAATAGCTGCACCTACAATACTTGCAGAAATCGGCACTAATAAGAGTAAATTCAAAACTGCTGAACATATTTGTTCCTGGGCTGGGTTAAGTCCAGGTAACAATGAAAGCGCAGGTAAAAAAAACGAGCAAACATCAATAAAGGTAACCCATATATAA
- a CDS encoding cellulase family glycosylhydrolase, giving the protein MRKYGFNFQWIYVWDEGRTPELPDQKALDFLAKLGFNFVRIPADYRFWINNFNYFNPNERIFEFIDSYLHECSKRNIHMCLNLHRAPGYCINRNDIERDNLWLDKIAQDGFVYQWELFAKRYKGVSNKFLSFDLVNEPPDVGQYGLTRENHASLIIRTVNAIRHIDPNREIVIDGLGGGNIPIPELSDIDVIQSGRGYQPMALTHYQATWWNGYKGLLDPKYPDLVWNDKIWNKEAIREYYRPWRELEDKNVEVHIGEFGCYNETPNDVAIRWFKDLLSLYKEFKWGYSLWNFKGPFGVVEHGRSGAKYEYYHGFKVDRELLDLLLENIV; this is encoded by the coding sequence ATGAGAAAATATGGTTTTAATTTTCAATGGATATATGTGTGGGATGAAGGAAGGACTCCAGAATTGCCTGATCAGAAAGCTTTGGATTTTTTGGCGAAACTGGGATTTAACTTTGTTAGAATACCAGCTGATTACCGATTTTGGATAAACAATTTTAATTATTTTAATCCCAATGAAAGAATATTTGAGTTTATTGATTCATATTTACACGAATGCAGTAAAAGAAATATTCATATGTGTTTGAATTTGCATAGGGCTCCGGGGTATTGTATAAATCGAAACGATATAGAGCGTGATAACTTATGGCTGGATAAAATAGCACAGGATGGTTTTGTCTATCAATGGGAGCTCTTTGCAAAACGATACAAGGGGGTCTCTAATAAATTTTTAAGTTTTGACCTTGTAAATGAACCGCCGGACGTTGGACAGTATGGACTGACTCGTGAAAACCACGCTTCTTTAATAATCCGTACAGTAAATGCAATACGGCATATAGACCCTAATCGTGAAATTGTCATAGATGGGTTAGGTGGGGGAAATATTCCTATACCTGAATTATCCGATATTGATGTTATACAGAGCGGCAGAGGTTATCAGCCTATGGCTTTAACACATTATCAAGCCACATGGTGGAATGGTTATAAGGGTTTACTTGACCCTAAATATCCTGATTTAGTTTGGAATGATAAAATATGGAATAAGGAGGCAATACGTGAGTATTACAGACCCTGGCGAGAGTTAGAGGATAAAAATGTTGAAGTGCACATAGGCGAATTTGGATGCTATAATGAAACTCCTAACGACGTTGCTATTAGATGGTTTAAAGATCTTTTAAGCTTGTACAAAGAATTTAAGTGGGGTTATTCATTGTGGAATTTTAAAGGTCCTTTTGGAGTTGTAGAACATGGCCGTTCGGGTGCTAAGTATGAATATTATCACGGGTTTAAAGTTGATAGAGAATTGTTAGATCTCCTTTTGGAAAATATTGTATAA
- a CDS encoding glycosidase → MTFREKYEIELRKYNNLINRKNVKLDEYNGIFDRYKYPVLTRDHTPLFWRYDLNEKTNPYFMERLGINAVFNPGAIELNGKFYLVARVEGYDRKSFFAVAESDSGIDNFKFWDYPIEFPDIYPEETNIYDMRLTKHEDGWIYGIFCSESKDPDAQEGDLSSAIANAGIVRTKDLINWERLPNLKTKSPQQRNVVLHPEYVDDKYAFYTRPQDGFIEAGSGSGICFGLCDDIENPEVVEEKLVSPRIYHTITEVKNGAGCVPIKTEKGWIHIAHGVRNTAAGLRYVIYLFVTDLKDPSKVIATPGGYLIAPRGEERVGDVSNVVFTNGAIARENGDVYIYYASSDTRVHVATTTVDRLLDYAFNTPQDALRSLDCVKQRKELIKKNLELKLSEK, encoded by the coding sequence ATGACATTTAGGGAAAAATACGAAATAGAGTTGAGAAAATATAATAATTTAATAAACAGAAAAAATGTAAAGCTAGATGAGTATAATGGAATATTTGACAGATATAAATATCCGGTTTTAACAAGAGACCATACCCCACTGTTCTGGAGGTATGATTTAAATGAAAAAACAAATCCGTATTTTATGGAGCGATTGGGAATCAATGCGGTATTCAATCCGGGAGCAATAGAACTTAACGGTAAATTTTATTTGGTAGCTCGTGTAGAAGGGTATGATAGAAAATCATTTTTTGCAGTAGCCGAAAGCGACAGTGGAATAGATAATTTTAAGTTTTGGGATTATCCAATAGAATTTCCAGATATTTACCCGGAGGAAACCAATATTTATGATATGAGATTGACGAAACATGAAGATGGATGGATCTATGGAATATTTTGTTCTGAAAGTAAAGATCCAGATGCTCAGGAGGGAGATCTGTCATCTGCTATAGCAAATGCAGGGATCGTCAGAACGAAAGATTTAATTAACTGGGAAAGGTTACCCAATCTAAAGACTAAGTCACCTCAGCAGAGAAATGTGGTTTTACATCCGGAGTATGTAGACGATAAATATGCTTTTTATACTAGACCACAAGATGGTTTTATAGAAGCAGGGAGCGGTAGTGGAATATGCTTTGGATTGTGCGATGATATAGAGAACCCGGAAGTAGTAGAAGAAAAATTAGTAAGCCCCAGAATTTATCATACAATAACCGAAGTTAAAAATGGTGCAGGATGTGTTCCAATAAAAACGGAAAAAGGATGGATACATATTGCGCATGGAGTTAGAAATACCGCTGCTGGATTAAGATATGTAATATACTTATTTGTAACTGATTTAAAAGATCCGAGTAAGGTTATAGCAACGCCCGGAGGTTATTTAATTGCACCAAGAGGAGAAGAGAGAGTCGGGGATGTATCTAACGTTGTGTTTACAAATGGAGCAATTGCAAGAGAAAATGGCGATGTATATATTTATTATGCGTCTTCTGATACAAGGGTACATGTTGCCACTACAACTGTTGATAGACTTTTAGATTATGCATTTAATACTCCCCAGGATGCCTTAAGGTCTTTGGACTGCGTAAAGCAAAGAAAAGAGCTCATCAAAAAAAACCTCGAACTAAAACTAAGTGAAAAATAA
- a CDS encoding class I SAM-dependent rRNA methyltransferase has protein sequence MTDVILRNENIKRILNGHPWVYKTEIDHIEGEYEPGGIVDVYDHKREFIGRGYINLKSMITVRLLTRDKNEIIDENFFRKRIKTAWEYRKRIMKDLNSCRIVFGEADFLPALIVDKFGDYLVLQTLSLGMERFKETIVKLLVEVINPKGIFERNDVKIRELEGLKQIKGYLYGKFDTIQQFEENGIKFLVDLENGQKTGYFLDQKENRAAIHDYVKDANVLDCFSHTGSFALHALHYSAKYVETVDISQEAIDIAKKNVELNGYLNRCHFICDNAFNLLRSYDDENKKFDVVILDPPAFTKSKETVKDAIRGYKEINLRAMKILKSGGFLITCSCSQHIYPDKFLQIMKDAAFDTGKIIRLIEQRTQAKDHPILLASEETQYLKCLILQVF, from the coding sequence ATGACAGATGTTATATTAAGAAATGAAAATATAAAGAGAATATTAAATGGACATCCGTGGGTATATAAGACAGAAATTGATCATATAGAAGGTGAATATGAGCCAGGTGGGATAGTAGATGTTTATGACCACAAAAGAGAATTTATCGGAAGAGGATACATTAATCTTAAATCAATGATAACAGTTCGATTACTTACACGTGATAAAAATGAAATTATAGATGAGAACTTTTTTAGAAAAAGAATAAAAACCGCATGGGAATATAGAAAAAGAATTATGAAGGATTTAAATTCATGTAGGATTGTATTCGGTGAAGCAGATTTTCTGCCTGCTTTAATAGTAGATAAATTTGGTGATTATTTAGTCTTACAAACACTATCACTTGGAATGGAACGTTTTAAAGAAACAATAGTTAAACTATTAGTTGAAGTCATTAATCCTAAGGGCATATTTGAAAGGAATGATGTGAAGATTCGTGAATTAGAGGGATTAAAACAAATAAAGGGCTATCTATATGGTAAATTTGATACCATTCAACAATTTGAAGAAAATGGTATTAAATTCCTTGTCGATCTTGAAAATGGGCAAAAAACTGGATATTTTTTGGATCAAAAAGAAAATAGAGCAGCTATTCATGATTATGTAAAAGATGCTAATGTACTTGACTGTTTTAGTCATACCGGTTCATTTGCACTTCATGCATTACATTATAGTGCTAAATATGTTGAAACAGTAGACATCTCACAGGAAGCAATAGATATTGCTAAAAAAAATGTTGAACTAAATGGTTATTTAAATAGATGTCACTTTATATGTGATAATGCTTTCAACCTTTTAAGAAGTTATGATGACGAAAATAAAAAATTTGATGTTGTTATACTTGACCCGCCTGCATTTACTAAAAGCAAGGAAACAGTTAAAGACGCGATAAGAGGTTATAAGGAAATAAATTTAAGAGCAATGAAAATATTAAAATCTGGAGGATTTCTTATAACATGTTCATGTTCGCAACATATATATCCAGATAAATTTTTACAAATAATGAAAGATGCAGCTTTTGATACAGGAAAAATCATAAGGCTTATTGAGCAAAGAACACAAGCTAAGGATCATCCAATTCTTTTAGCCTCTGAAGAAACGCAGTATTTAAAATGTCTGATTTTACAAGTATTTTAA
- the pyrE gene encoding orotate phosphoribosyltransferase gives MDKQEVLKILTELNVLNKGHFLLTSGRHSDTYLQCAKIFQYPKFSEIFSKEIAKKFNGVKIDIVIGPAIGGIIFAYEVARQLNAKALFAEREEGIMKLRRGFEINPEDIVLVVEDVVTTGGSVKEVIELIKNMGANVVGVASVVDRSNGKVDFGIKFESVITLDVISYEKENCPLCKEGIPLVKPGSRQIGK, from the coding sequence ATGGATAAACAGGAAGTATTAAAAATATTAACAGAATTAAATGTATTAAATAAAGGGCATTTTTTATTGACATCGGGAAGGCATAGTGATACATATTTACAATGTGCTAAAATATTTCAATATCCCAAATTTAGTGAAATATTTTCAAAAGAAATAGCAAAAAAATTTAATGGTGTAAAAATTGATATTGTCATAGGACCGGCAATTGGTGGAATCATATTTGCTTATGAAGTTGCAAGGCAACTAAATGCAAAAGCATTATTCGCTGAAAGAGAAGAAGGTATAATGAAACTAAGAAGGGGATTTGAAATAAATCCAGAGGATATTGTTTTAGTTGTAGAAGATGTTGTAACGACAGGTGGTTCTGTGAAAGAAGTAATTGAGCTTATAAAAAATATGGGTGCAAATGTTGTAGGTGTTGCCAGTGTTGTTGATAGAAGCAATGGTAAAGTCGATTTTGGAATAAAATTTGAATCAGTCATAACACTTGATGTAATATCATATGAAAAGGAAAATTGCCCATTATGTAAAGAAGGTATACCGCTTGTAAAACCCGGTAGCAGACAAATTGGCAAGTGA
- a CDS encoding dihydroorotate dehydrogenase has product MNLEVNIGGLKLKNPVMVASGTFGFGKEYSEYIDLNHLGGIMVKGLTVKPKKGNPPPRIYETPSGILNSVGLQNPGIEVFIKDELPFLKNYNTKVIANIAGESIEEFSYMAEKLNIDSVHALELNVSCPNVKEGGMAFGVKPESIYKITKEVKSVTTKPVIVKLTPNVGDIKICAKAAEDGGADAISLINTITGMAIDINARKPVFKNIFAGLSGPAIKPIALKLVYEAKRAVSIPIIGMGGISSADDAIEFIIAGASAIAVGTYNFVNPSCTIEILEGIKTYMIQNDIDDINKLINSITI; this is encoded by the coding sequence TTGAATTTAGAAGTTAATATAGGTGGACTAAAGTTAAAGAATCCAGTTATGGTTGCATCTGGCACATTTGGATTTGGCAAAGAATATTCAGAATACATTGATTTGAATCATTTAGGTGGAATAATGGTAAAAGGACTTACGGTAAAGCCAAAAAAAGGTAATCCACCTCCGAGGATATATGAAACACCGTCAGGCATATTGAATAGTGTAGGACTTCAAAATCCAGGTATAGAAGTATTTATAAAAGATGAACTGCCATTTTTAAAAAATTATAATACGAAAGTAATCGCAAATATAGCTGGTGAATCCATAGAAGAATTTTCCTATATGGCTGAAAAACTTAATATAGATAGTGTACATGCACTGGAGCTTAATGTATCATGTCCTAATGTTAAAGAAGGTGGTATGGCTTTTGGTGTAAAACCAGAAAGCATATATAAAATAACTAAAGAGGTAAAAAGCGTGACAACAAAGCCCGTTATAGTAAAATTAACACCAAATGTTGGTGATATAAAAATCTGTGCAAAAGCAGCAGAGGACGGTGGTGCAGACGCAATATCATTAATTAATACAATAACAGGTATGGCAATTGACATAAATGCAAGAAAACCGGTGTTTAAAAATATATTCGCAGGTTTATCAGGACCAGCTATTAAACCAATAGCACTTAAGCTTGTTTATGAAGCTAAAAGAGCTGTTTCTATTCCTATAATAGGGATGGGTGGAATATCATCAGCTGACGATGCTATAGAGTTTATTATTGCAGGTGCATCGGCAATTGCTGTCGGAACATACAATTTTGTCAATCCGTCTTGTACTATCGAAATCCTAGAAGGAATTAAAACATACATGATACAAAATGATATTGATGATATAAATAAATTAATTAACTCAATTACCATATAA
- a CDS encoding dihydroorotate dehydrogenase electron transfer subunit, which produces MRRKIIFNKEISSGIFKMVFEWEGNALPGQFVMIGCGGDTLLKRPLSICNFEKGEMEIVYQIKGKGTYNLSMMKPGDLVDITGPFGHGFDVFKDKKNILIVGGGIGIPPLLYLARTLNAENINIALGFRDKTYLIDEFKKYGNVIVTTESGNYGIKGYVLDAISNIINNVDMIYGCGPKLMLIALKELSLKYNIPCQISVEERMGCGIGACMVCACKTKSKDGYHYKKVCKDGPVFWAEEVEF; this is translated from the coding sequence ATGAGACGTAAAATAATATTTAATAAAGAAATAAGCAGCGGAATTTTTAAAATGGTATTTGAATGGGAAGGGAATGCTCTTCCGGGACAATTTGTTATGATAGGGTGTGGCGGAGACACCCTATTAAAACGCCCTTTAAGCATTTGTAATTTTGAAAAAGGCGAAATGGAAATTGTTTATCAGATTAAAGGAAAAGGTACTTATAATCTCTCAATGATGAAACCAGGCGATTTGGTTGATATAACCGGGCCATTTGGACATGGTTTCGACGTATTTAAAGATAAAAAAAATATTCTAATAGTAGGTGGCGGAATTGGAATACCACCACTTCTATATCTCGCGAGGACCTTGAATGCAGAAAATATAAATATAGCACTGGGATTTAGAGACAAGACATATCTTATAGATGAGTTTAAAAAATATGGAAATGTAATTGTTACAACAGAAAGCGGAAATTACGGTATCAAAGGATATGTGTTAGATGCGATAAGTAATATCATAAATAATGTAGATATGATATATGGTTGTGGACCTAAACTTATGTTAATTGCATTAAAAGAACTATCTCTAAAGTATAACATACCATGCCAGATATCTGTAGAAGAAAGGATGGGCTGTGGTATTGGTGCGTGTATGGTATGTGCATGTAAAACTAAAAGTAAAGATGGATATCATTATAAAAAAGTATGCAAAGATGGTCCTGTGTTTTGGGCAGAGGAGGTAGAGTTTTGA
- the pyrF gene encoding orotidine-5'-phosphate decarboxylase, translating into MFADELINNIKIKNNPTVVGLDPRIENIPEFIKEIAFKKNGNNIKGICEALYLFNKGIIDSVYDLVPAVKIQIAFYEVYGIEGLKVFFKTAEYAKEKGLIVIADVKRGDIADVAEMYSRAYLQNEYIDAITVNPYMGEDTILPYIHDVIEFGKGLFILVKTSNKGSYVIQDLETSDGHVYENVANMVNRISKTVKGKYGYSSIGAVVGATYPEEAKILRKEMPGSFFLVPGYGAQGASADDIVSCFDDNGFGAIVNSSRKIIFAYKSLYWKDVYSEYEYAQASRAEVLLMRGMINNALMKRKYIAC; encoded by the coding sequence ATGTTTGCTGATGAATTGATTAACAATATCAAAATTAAAAATAATCCTACTGTTGTAGGATTAGATCCAAGAATAGAAAATATACCTGAATTTATAAAAGAAATTGCATTTAAAAAGAACGGAAATAATATAAAGGGAATATGTGAAGCATTATACTTATTTAATAAAGGAATAATTGATTCGGTCTATGATTTGGTACCAGCAGTAAAAATTCAAATAGCCTTTTATGAAGTTTATGGTATAGAAGGATTAAAAGTATTTTTTAAAACTGCAGAATACGCAAAGGAAAAGGGGCTCATTGTAATAGCAGATGTTAAAAGAGGAGATATCGCTGATGTTGCAGAGATGTATTCAAGAGCATATCTACAAAATGAATATATCGATGCAATAACAGTAAATCCTTATATGGGAGAAGATACTATTCTACCATATATTCATGATGTAATAGAGTTCGGTAAAGGTCTATTTATCCTTGTTAAAACATCTAATAAAGGGTCATATGTAATACAAGACTTAGAAACATCAGATGGACATGTTTACGAAAATGTAGCTAATATGGTAAATCGTATATCAAAGACAGTAAAGGGTAAATATGGTTATAGTTCAATAGGAGCTGTTGTTGGTGCCACATATCCAGAGGAAGCAAAAATATTAAGAAAAGAGATGCCGGGATCATTCTTCTTAGTTCCTGGATATGGCGCACAAGGAGCCTCTGCTGATGATATTGTAAGTTGCTTTGATGATAATGGATTTGGTGCAATAGTAAATTCATCAAGGAAAATAATATTTGCATATAAAAGCTTATACTGGAAAGACGTTTATTCAGAATATGAGTATGCTCAAGCATCAAGAGCCGAAGTGCTTTTAATGAGGGGCATGATCAATAATGCACTTATGAAGAGAAAATATATAGCCTGTTGA